A genomic stretch from Helianthus annuus cultivar XRQ/B chromosome 1, HanXRQr2.0-SUNRISE, whole genome shotgun sequence includes:
- the LOC110941012 gene encoding B3 domain-containing protein REM10-like, giving the protein MADPPNHFFKFIPPDSKFNLSIPKSFLTKLDGWRGKKATLRRGCHKWAVHIGDGGVFGDGWRKFVVENGVQEFDIIVFKHQGNMVFDFVVFDPSTCERQYPNLPDNLPVSHTHKRSKMLNKRKREDEFRLDDDSCFVTIMTPYNIRRNTLSVPMKFARSNGLTTKRMRTQIVLVDEAKRTCPATLYIRTHRICLRGWRKLRIKNNLKVGDACMFKLIEDGEVPVFNFYNLGKKNANNHVQVKKESKPTIKIKKTTGSSLGNHPYFIITMRLFHRECGLYLPVKFWTSNGLKVGELILRDDRGRSWKVQLNKHGKRRLYIGRGFRDFWVANGLMEGNAYKFELAENEKDKPPIVNFSLAVDSTPSEIEDRHPSSAK; this is encoded by the exons ATGGCTGATCCTCCAAATCATTTCTTCAAGTTCATTCCACCAGACTCAAAGTTTAACCTC TCGATTCCGAAATCTTTTTTGACGAAGTTGGACGGATGGAGAGGTAAGAAAGCAACACTGAGACGAGGGTGTCACAAATGGGCGGTGCACATTGGCGACGGAGGAGTTTTTGGTGACGGTTGGAGGAAGTTTGTGGTGGAGAATGGAGTGCAAGAGTTTGACATTATTGTGTTCAAACATCAAGGAAACATGGTGTTTGATTTTGTTGTGTTTGACCCATCTACATGTGAAAGACAATATCCAAATTTACCTGACAATTTACCTGTCTCTCACACACATA AGAGGTCGAAAATGCTCAATAAGCGCAAAAGGGAAGATGAATTTCGACTCGATGATGATAGTTGTTTTGTGACCATAATGACACCTTATAATATCAGAAGAAACACATTG AGTGTTCCGATGAAATTCGCTAGATCAAACGgattaactaccaaaagaatgcgtacacaaatagttctagtggacgaagcaaagaggaCTTGCCCAGCAACACTCTATATCCGGACACATCGGATTTGTTTACGGGGTTGGCGTAAACTCAGGATTAAAAATAACTTAAAAGTCGGGGATGCGTGTATGTTTAAACTCATAGAGGATGGAGAAGTGCCCGTTTTCAATTTCTACA ATCTAGGAAAGAAGAACGCCAACAACCACGTTCAAGTAAAGAAGGAGAGTAAACCGACGATAAAGATAAAGAAGACGACTGGCTCGAGTCTCGGCAATCATCCTTACTTTATTATAACTATGAGGCTTTTTCATAGAGAGTGTGGTCTG TATCTTCCCGTTAAATTTTGGACATCAAATGGTTTGAAAGTAGGAGAATTAATTCTTCGAGACGATAGAGGTAGATCATGGAAAGTCCAACTCAACAAACATGGTAAAAGACGATTATATATTGGACGTGGTTTTAGAGATTTCTGGGTGGCGAACGGACTAATGGAAGGTAATGCGTACAAGTTTGAGCTAGCTGAGAACGAGAAGGATAAGCCTCCCATTGTGAACTTTTCGT TGGCGGTAGACTCGACTCCATCTGAAATAGAAGACCGTCATCCTTCATCCGCAAAGTGA
- the LOC110884141 gene encoding ACT domain-containing protein ACR2: MTKAFSPYFDPEFDSLSERINGPPCRVTFDNESLEDYTIVKIDCVKKQDQLLEVVQVLTEVNLTISKGYISSDAGWFMDVFHVKEENGKKVSDQSVINYIQQTIGSKRIDPSKITTQTSKMYDANPQEEPTAIEMTATDRPGLFSEISAALADLHCNIVEAHAWSHNTRLACVAYISDQSSNTRIDGHRLAAIKHHLNTILHASNIPEDTSLQSLQYKDAKSIGLIGAGVSEGTMTTVERRLHQLLLLAQDFDVPPVQRRTCSPGISVGVDSNGEKEVEKTSVLIENCSEKGYSIVTVQCKDRRRLMFDTVCTLADMQYVISHASVDSHGGYAFQEYFVRKIDGGALCSESEKQHAMKCLEAAVERRVCEGTRLELCANNRVGLLSDITRVLREKGIVVLRADLATKTDKSTVDITFYVRDIVGNNVDVELVKSMKREMGLIDLAVKNEKVVKPSPAVKPRFSIGDIFKSQIERLSHSLLTYM, encoded by the exons ATGACAAAAGCTTTTTCGCCCTACTTTGATCCCGAATTCGATTCCCTTTCTGAAAGGATAAACGGCCCACC TTGTAGAGTTACATTTGATAATGAAAGCTTAGAGGATTATACCATTGTGAAG ATAGACTGTGTAAAGAAGCAAGATCAACTTCTGGAAGTGGTGCAGGTTTTGACAGAAGTTAACTTAACCATCTCAAAGGGCTATATATCTTCTGATGCTGGATGGTTCATGGACG TATTCCATGTCAAAGAGGAGAATGGAAAGAAAGTGTCTGACCAAAGTGTCATCAACTACATCCAACAG ACTATAGGTTCGAAACGAATAGATCCATCAAAGATTACAACTCAAACAAGTAAGATGTACGACGCTAATCCTCAAGAAGAGCCAACAGCTATTGAAATGACCGCCACAGACCGCCCAGGCCTGTTTTCAGAGATATCAGCAGCCCTGGCGGATCTCCATTGCAACATTGTTGAAGCCCATGCTTGGAGCCATAACACCCGTTTGGCTTGTGTAGCCTACATATCAGATCAATCCTCCAATACACGCATTGATGGCCATCGTCTTGCAGCTATCAAACACCACCTCAACACCATTCTACATGCCTCTAACATTCCCGAAGACACTAGTCTACAGTCCTTACAATATAAAGACGCTAAGTCCATTGGCCTTATAGGGGCTGGCGTCAGTGAAGGCACCATGACCACCGTGGAACGGAGGCTGCATCAACTCTTGCTATTGGCTCAGGACTTTGATGTGCCACCAGTACAACGGCGCACCTGCTCTCCTGGGATCTCAGTGGGAGTGGATTCTAATGGTGAGAAAGAGGTTGAAAAGACGAGCGTTTTGATAGAAAATTGCTCTGAGAAGGGATATTCTATCGTCACTGTGCAATGTAAGGATAGAAGACGACTTATGTttgatacggtttgcacacttgCAGATATGCAATATGTGATATCTCATGCATCTGTTGATTCTCATGGAGGCTATGCCTTTCAG GAGTATTTTGTAAGAAAGATTGATGGAGGTGCATTGTGCTCAGAGAGTGAGAAGCAGCATGCCATGAAATGCTTAGAGGCTGCAGTAGAGCGTCGTGTATGCGAG GGAACCCGGCTAGAACTATGTGCAAACAACAGGGTAGGGTTGCTATCAGACATAACTAGAGTTCTTCGGGAGAAGGGGATAGTAGTACTGAGAGCCGATTTAGCAACGAAAACCGACAAATCTACAGTGGATATTACGTTCTATGTGAGGGACATAGTTGGAAACAATGTGGATGTTGAGTTGGTGAAATCCATGAAGAGAGAGATGGGTCTAATAGATCTAGCAGTGAAAAATGAGAAAGTTGTGAAGCCATCACCTGCTGTGAAGCCCAGGTTCTCAATTGGTGATATCTTTAAGTCTCAGATTGAGAGGCTTTCACATAGTCTCTTGACTTACATGTAA